One Mycolicibacterium fortuitum subsp. fortuitum genomic window carries:
- a CDS encoding pyridoxamine 5'-phosphate oxidase family protein, producing the protein MKGSELGILTRRQCMDLLEGVRVGRLVFTEDALPAVQPVNFRVWHDDVVIRVAGGPKLIAATDHQVVAFQADELDPDLRTGWSVTIVGHAEHITDVDEQVEVAGTFVQPWAEGRRDHFVRIRSEKVTGRQLRNHAMPHYGAAGG; encoded by the coding sequence ATGAAGGGCTCTGAACTCGGCATTCTCACCCGCAGACAGTGCATGGATCTGCTGGAGGGAGTGCGCGTCGGCCGGTTGGTTTTTACCGAAGACGCCCTGCCTGCCGTGCAGCCCGTCAACTTTCGGGTGTGGCACGACGATGTGGTGATCCGGGTGGCCGGCGGCCCCAAGCTGATCGCCGCAACTGATCACCAGGTGGTGGCGTTCCAAGCCGACGAGCTCGACCCAGACCTACGTACGGGCTGGAGCGTGACGATCGTCGGACATGCCGAGCACATCACCGACGTGGACGAACAAGTGGAGGTCGCCGGGACGTTCGTGCAGCCCTGGGCGGAGGGGCGGCGCGATCATTTCGTGCGGATCCGGTCCGAGAAGGTCACCGGGCGTCAGCTCCGGAACCATGCGATGCCGCATTACGGTGCGGCGGGCGGGTAG
- the narI gene encoding respiratory nitrate reductase subunit gamma, translating into MSGWEIFWDVVPYVTLAMVAVGTWWRYRYDKFGWTTRSSQLYESRLLRIASPMFHFGILVVFIGHVVGLFIPESWMDLVMSDHIYHLQAVILGGIAGMAALAGIALLIYRRRTTGPVFMATTVNDKTMYLVLVAAMVAGFACTAIGVTPEGAEHDYRETVSPWFRSIWILQPRGDLMVQAPVYFHIHVMIALVLFCLWPFTRLVHVFSAPIGYLFRPYVVYRSRDVAKDSELAGSRPQRRGW; encoded by the coding sequence ATGTCGGGCTGGGAGATCTTCTGGGACGTGGTGCCGTATGTGACGCTGGCTATGGTCGCCGTTGGTACCTGGTGGCGCTATCGCTACGACAAGTTCGGCTGGACCACTCGCTCATCGCAGCTGTACGAGTCGCGGTTGCTGCGGATCGCCAGCCCGATGTTCCACTTCGGAATCCTGGTGGTGTTCATCGGTCACGTCGTCGGCCTGTTCATCCCAGAATCCTGGATGGATCTGGTGATGAGCGACCACATCTACCACCTGCAGGCGGTGATTCTCGGCGGCATCGCCGGCATGGCCGCACTGGCCGGCATCGCACTGCTGATCTACCGGCGGCGCACCACCGGACCGGTCTTCATGGCCACGACCGTCAACGACAAGACGATGTACCTGGTGCTGGTGGCCGCCATGGTGGCCGGCTTCGCGTGCACCGCGATCGGGGTGACTCCCGAAGGCGCCGAGCATGACTACCGAGAAACCGTGTCGCCCTGGTTCCGCTCGATCTGGATCCTGCAGCCGCGCGGCGATCTGATGGTCCAGGCACCGGTGTACTTCCACATCCACGTGATGATCGCGCTGGTGTTGTTCTGCCTGTGGCCGTTCACCCGGCTGGTGCACGTGTTCAGCGCCCCGATCGGTTATCTGTTCCGGCCCTACGTGGTGTATCGCAGCCGCGATGTCGCCAAGGACAGTGAACTGGCTGGATCGCGTCCACAGCGTCGCGGTTGGTGA
- a CDS encoding WS/DGAT/MGAT family O-acyltransferase translates to MEQLTVLDAGFLEAEDSDRHASLAIGAIAVLDGPMPRPETVAASLAERALTAPRLHQLLQTQPLDLAAPQWVEDPNFDAAHHIRHAALPQPGDDAALYRWAADIMERRLDRDRPLWECWVVDGLDGNRWAILLKVHHCIADGIAATRLLSRLCDGDVPGDGMKRQAARGTAAFSPGEWIGKAWRVSSGLPAAALQAVHGALGIVAGLLRPAAATSLIGPVTSMRRYATGEVSMDDVDTVCRELGVTVNDVALAAITDTFRNTLIRRGEKPSRDALRILVPVSVRSAEARDRTDNRVSVMLPYLPVDKADPLQQLRTVHSRLSRAKASGQREAGNILVSAANAIPFPITAWMVRALTRLPQRGVVTVATNVPGPRKRLRFMGCEVVRLLPIPPLAMQLRTGIAILSYADRLVFGVIGDYDAAPDVCELALGIERAVARLVDISIGHWRSTPVGTLQLVQGG, encoded by the coding sequence ATGGAGCAGTTGACCGTACTCGACGCGGGGTTCCTGGAAGCAGAGGACTCCGACCGGCACGCGAGCCTGGCGATCGGGGCCATCGCAGTGCTGGACGGACCGATGCCAAGGCCCGAGACCGTCGCGGCATCACTCGCCGAGCGTGCGCTGACGGCGCCTCGCCTGCATCAACTGCTGCAGACCCAGCCGCTGGACCTGGCCGCGCCACAATGGGTGGAAGACCCCAACTTCGACGCGGCACACCACATCCGGCACGCGGCGCTGCCCCAACCCGGCGACGACGCGGCGCTGTACCGGTGGGCCGCCGACATCATGGAACGCCGCTTGGACCGGGACCGACCGCTGTGGGAATGCTGGGTCGTCGACGGCCTGGACGGCAACAGGTGGGCGATCCTGTTGAAGGTCCACCACTGCATCGCCGACGGCATTGCCGCCACCCGGCTGCTGAGCCGGCTGTGTGACGGTGACGTGCCAGGTGACGGGATGAAACGCCAAGCTGCCAGGGGGACAGCCGCTTTCAGCCCTGGCGAATGGATCGGCAAGGCGTGGCGTGTTTCGAGCGGACTGCCCGCGGCCGCGCTGCAGGCCGTGCACGGGGCCCTTGGCATCGTCGCCGGCCTGCTGCGTCCGGCGGCCGCAACCTCATTGATCGGTCCGGTTACCAGCATGCGGCGCTATGCCACCGGGGAGGTGTCGATGGACGACGTCGACACGGTGTGCCGGGAACTCGGCGTGACGGTCAATGACGTTGCCCTGGCGGCGATCACCGACACGTTCCGCAACACCCTCATCCGGCGCGGAGAGAAGCCGAGTCGTGACGCGCTGCGCATCCTCGTGCCGGTTTCGGTCCGCTCCGCGGAGGCGCGCGACCGGACCGACAACCGGGTCTCGGTGATGCTGCCGTACCTGCCGGTCGACAAGGCCGATCCGTTGCAACAACTGCGGACGGTGCACTCCCGGCTGTCCAGAGCCAAGGCCAGCGGCCAGCGCGAGGCAGGCAACATCCTGGTTTCGGCTGCCAACGCGATTCCGTTCCCGATCACCGCGTGGATGGTGCGGGCACTGACCCGGTTACCGCAGCGCGGCGTGGTCACCGTGGCCACGAATGTGCCAGGCCCGCGTAAACGATTGCGCTTCATGGGCTGTGAGGTGGTGCGGCTGCTGCCGATACCGCCGCTGGCGATGCAGCTGCGAACCGGGATTGCCATCTTGAGCTACGCGGACCGCCTGGTGTTCGGCGTCATCGGTGATTACGACGCGGCTCCGGATGTGTGCGAACTGGCTCTCGGCATCGAACGTGCGGTTGCCCGTCTGGTCGATATCAGCATTGGCCACTGGCGCTCCACTCCGGTGGGTACTCTGCAACTGGTACAGGGAGGATGA